From Echeneis naucrates chromosome 7, fEcheNa1.1, whole genome shotgun sequence, one genomic window encodes:
- the dennd2c gene encoding DENN domain-containing protein 2C encodes MLALRLEQGKRGGGEVDGLQKEATVGWHGRQSGRPPSHEQGVNIREKISQWEGRNQQGSSPDARLKAQTPTVYRTLSGDLLGNGCSNEGLRRGLHEKANLSKTKNLGLDFRESPAAFGVVGRKSELQKCSTEFSTTSPGKKHAAQISVSPKVEGNAGDSAGKQSFTTNGDQTTDSTLDVKVISKPLPLSTVDQEDNMPAGNFYTSRGFWRKLEGDRLLWEKGRESSGEAEPPPKPQRTFQYRATNNNNNLGHIERWNRRFPHNHSNLGSRRVTNPPSFPPPPCPVAKTDGLSRHKKNRKSFEYEDAAHLTVKEVSLGGETSHPGLCHAYSDDNIYEDIVCEETRDNPYEDVKLSPMCLPIARSQVQKLSPKRQTVQGYSGKVDKKAFPLSATSKSTTFAQTPAASRQTTTQKTRRAPQYVTKIETIFDDKRGRKRAKNQGVSLREETSGTESDPEDNSKGSRRSVYIQSTLKHRPGYRTLERDLIQLQQRQLFQMFVVVSLRKGLPGNTYSPEITQQFPKMFEKSSWLCREAEDQLKVIPKFCFPDSQDWKPSAHMPSETFSFVLTGEDGSRWFCYCRKILPSGKGKRLPEVHCIVSKLGCFDLFAKILEEVERRREISPALVYPFMRSVMEAPFPAPGRTVTVKSFLPGSGNEVLTLCRPVDSRLEHVDFDSLLQCLSVKKLLQVFASLLLERRVIFIADKLSVLSRCGHAALALLYPFTWQHTFVPVLPASMLDISCSPTPFLIGVLAPCLPQLLELPIEEVLIVDLCTDKFVIQLGDEDCILPSKLQAALQQVLEEREDILRQEDGGRCGDQQANLSSLLSESFVRFFVELVGHYPLHMVESSRGTRELQRDSFRKSHTSRGGRQFLQLFMDTQMFAGFIQDKELPKGGVKGLFEVRVAEYLESYPEQEPSGVNKFLKGLGNKMKLLQMK; translated from the exons ATGCTGGCCCTGAGGCTAGAGCAGGGCAAGCGAGGGGGTGGTGAGGTTGATGGCCTGCAGAAAGAGGCCACCGTGGGATGGCACGGCCGCCAGTCGGGGAGGCCTCCTTCTCACGAGCAGGGCGTCAACATCAGGGAGAAGATCTCACAGTGGGAGGGTCGCAATCAGCAGGGCAGCAGCCCAGATGCCAGGTTGAAAGCGCAGACCCCGACTGTATACCGAACTTTGTCTGGGGATCTCCTGGGCAATGGATGTTCCAATGAGGGCTTAAGACGGGGGCTTCACGAAAAAGCAAACCTCTCAAAAACTAAGAACTTGGGCTTGGATTTTCGAGAATCGCCAGCAGCTTTTGGTGTGGTTGGTAGGAAGTCAGAACTGCAGAAATGTTCTACCGAATTTTCAACCACATCCccaggaaaaaaacatgcagcacaAATATCTGTCTCTCCAAAAGTGGAGGGCAACGCCGGTGACTCTGCGGGCAAACAGAGCTTCACCACCAATGGGGACCAAACAACTGATAGCACCTTGGATGTTAAAGTAATTTCTAAACCTCTACCTCTGTCCACTGTCGACCAAGAAGACAACATGCCTGCTGGGAACTTCTATACTTCACGGGGATTCTGGCGAAAGCTTGAGGGAGACAGGCTGCTGTGGGAGAAAGGCAGGGAGTCTTCAGGTGAAGCTGAGCCTCCCCCGAAACCTCAGCGGACATTCCAGTATCGggccaccaacaacaacaacaacttgggGCACATAGAGCGATGGAATAGAAGATTTCCACATAACCACTCAAACCTGGGTAGTAGAAGGGTAACCAACCCACCCAGTTTCCCACCTCCTCCTTGTCCGGTTGCAAAGACAGATGGGCTGTCAAGGCATAAAAAGAACAG GAAGTCCTTTGAGTATGAGGATGCAGCTCATCTGACAGTGAAGGAAGTGTCACTGGGAGGCGAGACGAGCCACCCGGGCCTTTGCCATGCCTATTCTGATGACAATATTTACGAGGACATTGTCT GTGAAGAGACTAGAGATAACCCCTATGAGGATGTCAAGCTATCTCCCATGTGTCTGCCTATTGCAAGGTCTCAAGTCCAAAAG TTGTCTCCTAAACGCCAAACAGTGCAAGGTTACTCTGGAAAAGTGGATAAGAAGGCGTTTCCACTTTCAGCAACTTCCAAATCCACCACCTTTGCACAAACTCCAGCTGCATCCCGGCAGACAACCACTCAGAAAACCCGGAGGGCACCTCAG TACGTCACCAAGATTGAGACGATCTTTGACGACAAGcgagggagaaagagagcgaaGAATCAGGGAGTCTCACTACGAG AGGAGACCAGCGGGACAGAGAGCGACCCAGAGGACAACAGCAAAG GCTCGAGGAGATCAGTTTACATCCAATCTACATTGAAACACCGGCCAGGCTACCGCACCCTTGAAAGAGACCtgatccagctgcagcagcgacagctttttcagatgtttgtggTGGTGTCGCTGAGAAAGGGCCTCCCGGGAAACACCTACTCGCCTGAAATTACACAACAGTTCCCCAAAATG TTTGAGAAGTCATCCTGGCTctgcagagaagcagaggatCAGCTGAAGGTCATTCCCAAGTTCTGTTTCCCTGACTCACAGGACTGGAAACCCTCTGCTCATATGCCAAG CGAGACCTTCTCCTTTGTCCTAACCGGAGAAGACGGTAGCCGCTGGTTTTGTTACTGCCGTAAGATCTTG CCCAGTGGAAAGGGGAAGCGGCTTCCTGAGGTGCACTGTATTGTCAGTAAGCTGGGCTGTTTTGACCTGTTTGCAAAG attctggaggaggtggagaggcgCAGGGAGATTTCCCCAGCACTTGTTTACCCTTTTATGCGTAGTGTGATGGAGGCCCCATTTCCAGCCCCAGGACGCACAGTCACAGTCAAAAGCTTCCTCCCTGGCTCTGGGAATGAG GTGCTCACTTTATGTCGACCAGTGGACTCCAGATTAGAACACGTGGACTTCGACAGTCTGTTGCAGTGTCTCAGTGTCAAGAAGCTCCTCCAGGTGTTTGCCTCCCTCCTGCTTGAGAGGAGAGTCATTTTCATTGCCGACAAACTCAG TGTGTTGTCTCGGTGTGGCCATGCAGCACTGGCGCTGCTGTATCCATTCACCTGGCAGCACACTTTTGTCCCTGTGCTACCAGCCAGTATGCTGGATATCAGCTGCTCCCCAACACCATTCCTCATTGGGGTGCTGGCACCATGCCTGCCCCAACTGCTTGAGCTGCCCATCGAGGAG GTGCTCATAGTGGATCTGTGCACAGACAAGTTTGTCATTCAG CTTGGTGACGAAGACTGCATCCTGCCCAGCAAACTGcaggcagcactgcagcaggtcctggaggagagggaagatATCCTGAGACAGGAAGATGGAGGCAGATGTGGAG ACCAGCAGGCCAACCTGAGCTCCCTGCTGTCTGAGAGCTTTGTGCGGTTCTTCGTGGAGCTGGTGGGCCACTATCCTCTCCACATGGTTGAGTCCTCCCGCGGGACCAGAGAGCTTCAGCGCGACAGCTTCCGCAAATCTCACACCTCCCGTGGAGGCCGTCAGTTCCTGCAGCTTTTCATGGACACGCAGATGTTTGCCGGCTTCATTCAGGACAAAGAACTTCCCAAAGGAGGCGTTAAAG GTCTCTTTGAGGTCAGAGTGGCTGAATATCTGGAGTCATACCCTGAGCAAGAGCCGAGTGGCGTAAACAAGTTTCTGAAAGGACTCG GAAACAAGATGAAGCTCCTACAGATGAAGTGA